A window of the Acidimicrobiia bacterium genome harbors these coding sequences:
- a CDS encoding pyridoxamine 5'-phosphate oxidase family protein has translation MDLPDVIAHSARLGPIVHLATVAPDGIPHVAPVHVDWHDRMLYCAVGRSSAKVHNAAANPSVCLHHQVTADSGWDSLMVWGVTRLLTSSSHKHELWSVMSYDLNLFSPGGPDNSPETIFIEIKPSRALFLARFGFDGRSEWRAG, from the coding sequence ATGGATCTCCCGGACGTCATCGCCCATTCCGCACGGCTTGGACCAATCGTGCACCTGGCCACAGTGGCACCAGATGGGATCCCTCATGTCGCGCCGGTTCACGTCGACTGGCACGATCGAATGCTCTACTGCGCGGTCGGACGATCGAGCGCAAAAGTGCACAATGCGGCTGCTAACCCGTCCGTCTGTCTGCATCATCAGGTGACCGCGGATTCCGGGTGGGATTCGCTGATGGTCTGGGGTGTTACTCGCCTGTTGACCTCATCCTCGCACAAGCATGAACTGTGGTCGGTGATGTCATATGATCTCAATCTCTTCTCGCCGGGTGGTCCGGACAACTCGCCTGAAACGATCTTCATCGAGATCAAGCCGAGCCGGGCGCTCTTCTTGGCCCGGTTCGGGTTCGACGGCCGATCGGAGTGGCGTGCCGGCTGA